The Nicotiana tabacum cultivar K326 chromosome 5, ASM71507v2, whole genome shotgun sequence sequence CTTTGCAGATGCAAAATTCTACCTAGATTCTTGTGAACCGAGTGTGGAGAAGCCATCATCAGTTGACGAACCTGATGTTAatttagaagaagaaaatgagGCTCAATGGACTATCGCCAAGCGGTCTACGAAGAGAACTGAAGAAGTCTCCATTAAGCTATCATCATCTGAAGGTGACATACGAACAAAGACTAATAAAGAGCATCTAGTTTTTCGCTATGTTCGGCGTGAGCTTCGAAAAAAAAGGACAACCTCTGTTAGAAGAATGTACTACAAACAAGAAAATGAGTTACATAGCGATACAAGATTTGAAGGAGCATATGACCATCCCAGTCGCACAAATCACATCCGTGACTTATGAGTCTGCTAAAGGCAATCTCCAAGTTGGTAAAACAAATGGGAACTTTGATCCTAAGTCCTTCATACTGCTTGAAAAGTCTGGTTACGACTTCTCCAATCCATCAAAACTAGGAGAAATCAAAGACAAAAGCACTGGTGAAAAGATACATGGGCTCAATGAGTCCCAAATAAAGTTGAGAAAGCAAGGGCACTACGTCGCCACTCCAAAGTTTGGATTGGGATTCAGTTTGGCAGAGCCTCTTCGAATTTCATCTAAGAGAAGCAGAGAGATAGCTTCATCACAACACACCTCGGTAGAGGAGATGAAGGAAGTTAAGGTCAAGAAAATAAAACAGCGGGCTTAAGTGTTTGATCGCATTAGAGGCTCAACCCCTCAGGTCTCCgtgtttgaaaggctaagtcaCAAAGGTGAACGTGTATCTTCCAAACAACTAAAGGAAGTTTCCACTACCTCAAAGACTTCTGCCTTTTGTCACTTGGTAATCACAAGGAAGTCACCATCTAGAAAGATACTAGCAAAACATAAGGTTCAAGCCCATATGGAGCGGGATTATTTTGAAGTTGTTGCTGACAAAGAAATATGTAGTGCTTTCCCATCACGTATAAAAAGGAAGTCTATTTTGTCAATATCCATAGATGGTCCACTGAAGGTGCAAAGGAGAACCATTGTTTACAGTTGCCAGCCTTATAAAGAAgtagagaaagagaaagaagccaTGCCGACCATCCAAGGAAGTCAAAGAGAAAAGTCAGACTTTGTGGAAACATCCTATCACATAACTATGGAAGATAGCTCATGCCTTGATGTTGATGATGAAGTACACGAGGCTCCCCCTCAACTAGAAAATGATGGGCAATCAACTGTGGATGAGCTTAAGGGAATTCAATTTAGGCACTCCGGAAGATCCACGCCTCACCTTCATTAGTGTGCTTCTTACGCCTCAGGAGAAGGAGGAATACTCCAAGTTATTGaccaaataaaaatatttcttcGCTTGTTCGTATAAAGAAATGCCTGGTCTTAGTCCTAAGATAGCCATTCCTCATTTAGGGATCAAAAGTGGAGCACGCCCTGTAAAGCAGTCACAACGCATGTTTTGACCCGAGCTAGTACTACAAATTGAAGTCGAAGTCAATAAGCTCATCGAGGTGGGATTTATTCGAGAGGTGAAGTACCCATCATGGATATCGAATATTGTACCTGTAAAGAATAAGAATGGTCAAATATGTATTTATGTTGACTTTTGACACCCAAATAAGGCATGTTCGAAAGATGACTTTCCGCTACCAATTATTGAACTCATGGTTGATTCTACAACATGGCATGAATTTATTTCATTCATGGATTGGTCCTCCGGATATAATCAAATCAGAATgtgtccaaaagatgaagagggTACTGCTTTTCGAACTCCAAAAGAGATCTATTGCTACAAAGTGATGCCCTTCGGTCTGAAGAATGATGGTGCCATTTACCAACGCACGATGCAAAAAATCTTTGATGACATGCTTCATAAGAGGGTTGAATGCTATGTCGATGACTTGGTGGTGAAGACGAAGATTAGGTGTTACCACCTTGAAGACCTTTGAGTTGTTTTTGAAAGGTTAAGAAAATTTGACCCCAAGATGAATCCAcgcaaatgtgcatttggagttaccTCAGGAAAGTTTCTTGGCTTCATTGTGCGTCATTgtggaattgaagttgatccTGTAAAGATTGACACCATTCAGAAAATGCCCAAGCCAAAGAACTTGAGGGAGCTTCGAAGTCTCCAAGGAAACTTAGCATTTATTCGGAGGTTCATCTCTAATCTAGCCGGACGATGTCAACCCTTCAATCATCTATTGATGAAGGATATCCCTTTTCATTGGGATCAATCATGTCAAAATGCTTTTGAAAGCATCAAAAAATACTTGTTGAATCCACATGTGTTAGGGGCGCCAATGCTTGCGAAGCAATTGATACTCTACATCGCGGTACAAGAACGTTCACTTGGAGCACTACTTGCTCAAGAGAATGAGGAAGGAAAGGAACAAGACTTGTGCTACCTTAGTCGAACTCTGATAGGAGCTGAGTTGAACAATATGCATGTTGAGAAAATATGCTTAGCGTTACTTTATGCAATAAAGAAGTTAAGGAATTATTTTGAAGCATACACCATCAAACTTATCTCTGGAGCAGATCCAGTGAAGTTTGTAATGATTCGACCTATTCGTTCTGAACGCCTAGCAAGATGGTCCATATTGTTTAACCAGTATGAGATCACATAGAAACCTCAAAAAGCTATGAAAGGATAAGCACTAGCTAATTTTTTGGTTGATCACCCTCTTCCAGCGAAATGGGAGCTTTCAAATGAGTTTCTAGATAAAGATGTTTTATTCATTAAATAATTGCCACCATGGACAATGTTCTTTGATGTATCTGCACGTCGTTACAGTGCGGGGGCAGGTGTTGTATTGATATCTCCAGAAAGACAAGTATTGTCATTCTCCTTTGTTTTAGGTGAAACATGCTCCAACAATGCCGCAGAGTACCAAGTTTTGATCGTCGATCTCGAAATGGCATTAGACATGAAGATTCTACAGTTGGAGATCTATGGTGACTCTAAGCTGATCATCAACCAACTTTTGGGGAGTTACAAGGTAAAGAAAGAATATCTCTTGCCATACCATCAATATCCATCTTGTTTACTTGAAAGATACGACCAAGTGTTCTTAAACCACGTCCCAAGAGAAGAAAATCGCAAggctgatgctttggctaactTGGCTACGACGATGGCACTTGGAGAGAATGAGTCAACAAAGGTATATGTGTGTCATCGATGGGTTATTCCTAGACTTCTTGATCTTCAAATCAACGAAAGCCATCATACATTTGTTTGAGTGATTGAACAAGAAGATTGGAGGCAACCACTAATAGAGTATCTTGAACATGGAAAGTTACTTGAGGATTTGCGACAAAGAACAGACATCAAACAAAGAGCACCACGATTTATCTTCTATAAGGGGACATTGTTTTGCCGCTcttttgtgtcacgacccggattttccaccttcgggagtcgtgatggcgcctactagtgaaaccTAGACAAGCTAATCATTTCAAATATttacttttttcatttttaatcctttaacggTTATGAATTAGCATTATATAAACAACgaaattaaataaacgaaagaacaaaatgtaacaatttaaatattatcgGTACAAATCCTTAACATAAACTACCTAAAACTGGTGTCAtaatttcacagactgtctaagagtactacaaataagggtctgaaagaTGAATACAATGATGTCTCTGAAATACATACAATAAATAGAAGGGAAGAACAGAAGGAaatgccagggcctgcggacgcttgcaggactacctcgggtcgcctgaatggactgaaggcagcaacctcactgcggtccaaaaacTGCAGCACCGGGATCTCCAcatagtgcagagtatagtatcagaaCAACCggccctatgtgctggtaagtgcctagcctaacctcggcgaagtagtgacgaggctaagaccagactaccaaataaacctatgcagttaaatcatatacagcggaaaaataaaagcagatatttATAATTAAAGgtgggagggggaaaacatgttgtggggagtatcagataacaacagaataccaAAAGAGGAATGTAAAGAACAGCAGTAATTCAATTgccaacaagaataaggaaaataaacacaatattcactttcatttctttcttgttgcggcgtgcaacccgatcccaaatcatgtaataccgttgtggcgtgcaacctgatcccatttcatataatactattgtggcgtgcaacccgatccatttcacATATTAtgattgcggcgtgcaacctgatcccatttcatatattaccgttgcggcgcacaacccgatcccatttcacatattaccattaggtgtgcaatccgatcccatataCAATTCAACATCAGTCATAGAAGAataccggcaagggaacaagagtataataacaacatcccagcaagggagaaaatatcataaacaataacatcccgccaagggaaccaacaatgaaaatcattatattaagcatgaataaatcACAACTGAGTCACAATAATTACAATACGAGACTTACGGGCATgtttgacaccgacgtatagatactagtcaccatgcctatatgtcgtactccacaattaacacatagcaaataagacacaacttcaaatctctcaagctaaggttagaccaaacactgacatcgatgccacgaacacaattcaagcctcaactaccgctttaccttttggttccacttccaattcgcttatatctagtcacaatttacttaataatatTAGTAAATGCCAAATACgtcaattctaatgcataaaaATAGGTTTTCCAACGATTTTCCCAAAAAGCCAAAAATCGACTCCGGGCCCGCTCGGtacaaacccgaaattcggaccaaaacccgattacccattaacccccgagcccggatatataattggttttggaatccgacctcaatttgaggtctaaatccccaaatttcaatattcttaggttttacccaaaattcccaattccaccatgaaaaccctagattctaggatgaaatcttgtaaaaagaagttaagaagtgaaagaaataagttaaaaatcacttactagtattttggggaagaaagagtatttgaaaaatcgtctcttatgtttcaagattttgaaaattgaaaaatagctgAAGAGTCCCGTTtatatactcctctcagaccctcaCTGTGGACCGTGTCAAAAGGGCCGCGATCGTGGAGCTCCACCGTGGACCGCGAGATATCGAGCGCGGCCGCGAAGAATTAGCCTTGCTCACCGCTGACCACATAAATCCCACCGCGGTAGCGAAGCTCCTACCGCGGTCGTGAAGaccccaccgcggaccgcagagCTTGGTTTCAGAGACCTGTAATTTTCTCTGAATTTGAAATTGTCATGTTCTAAGTCTAAATGCACTCTgaggcctatccaaaactcacccgagccctcggggctccaagataatcatgcacgcaagtctaaaaatatcatacgaacttgctcgtgtgatcaaatcatcaaaataacatcaaccacTACAGATTCAACCTCAATTTCATAAAATTACTCAAACACATTGAAATTTCCATtttttctcaactataggtccaTTTTATATCAAACCACTttcgattcttaccaaattccacacaagaa is a genomic window containing:
- the LOC142180723 gene encoding uncharacterized protein LOC142180723; the protein is MFFDVSARRYSAGAGVVLISPERQVLSFSFVLGETCSNNAAEYQVLIVDLEMALDMKILQLEIYGDSKLIINQLLGSYKVKKEYLLPYHQYPSCLLERYDQVFLNHVPREENRKADALANLATTMALGENESTKVYVCHRWVIPRLLDLQINESHHTFV